GGCCCGCGAGTCCCGCGCCCGCTACGGCGTGCAGGCGATTCGCCACTACATCATCAGCCACACCGAGACGGTGAGCGACCTGCTGGAAGTGCTGCTGCTGCAAAAAGAAGTGGGGCTGATGCACCGCACGCTGGACAACAAGGCCACTGCCGACCTGATCGTGGTGCCACTGTTTGAAACCATCGAGGATTTGCGCAACGCCGCGCCCATCATGCGCGAGTTCTACGCCCTGCCCGGCATGGCCGAACTGGTGCAGCGCAGCGGCGCCGAGCAGGACATCATGCTGGGCTACTCCGACAGCAACAAGGACGGCGGCATCTTCACCAGCAACTGGGAGCTGTACCGCGCCGAAATCGCCCTGGTGGACTTGTTTGACCAACTGGCCAACAGCCACAACATCACCCTGCGCATGTTCCATGGCCGCGGCGGCACGGTGGGCCGGGGCGGTGGCCCCAGCTACCAGGCCATCCTGGCCCAGCCCCCCGGCACGGTGCGCGGCCAGATCCGCCTGACCGAGCAGGGCGAAGTCATCGGCTCCAAGTACGCCAACCCCGAGATTGGCCGCCGCAACCTGGAAACCCTGGTGGCCGCCACCCTGGAAGCCACGCTGCTGCAGCCAACCAAGTCCGCCACACCGGCATTTTTGAAGGCAGCGGCGCAGCTGTCTACCGCCAGCATGGCCGCGTACCGGGCACTGGTGTACGAAACCCCGGGTTTCACCAACTACTTTTTCGAGTCCACCCCGCTGCGCGAGATTGCCGAGCTCAACATCGGCTCGCGCCCCGCGGCCCGCAAGCCGTCGCAAAAGATCGAAGACCTGCGCGCAATTCCCTGGGGCTTCAGCTGGGGCCAGTGCCGCCTGACCTTGCCAGGCTGGTTCGGCTTTGGTTCGGCGGTGGAGGCGTTTTTGAACGAAAACGGCCCTGCAGGCAGAAAAGACGCGCTGGGAGTGCTACAAAAAATGTACCGCCAGTGGCCCTTCTTCAGCACCTTGCTGAGTAATATGGACATGGTGCTGGCCAAAAGCGACCTGGCCCTGGCCTCGCGCTATGCCGAGTTGGTGAGCGATGCCAAGCTGCGCAAGCGCATTTTTGCCAACATTGAGGCCGAGTGGCACCGCACCGCCAACGCGCTGACCCAGATCACCGGTGAAAAGCAGCGCCTGTCGGGCAACGCCTCGCTGCAGCGCTCCATCCGCCACCGGTTTCCCTACATCGACCCGCTGCACCACCTGCAGGTCGAACTGGTGCGCCGCTACCGGGCCGGGCAGAGCGACGAGCGGGTGCAGATCGGCATCCACATTTCCATCAACGGCATTGCGGCGGCGCTGCGCAACACCGGTTAAAAGCGGCCAGGGCGCCACGGCGCGCCATGTTGCTCTGCAATAATAAAAACCAACGGCCTCGGAACACGTTCTCAGGCCCTTGGTTTTTTTACCTTTTGGAGTTCTATGCTGATCCAACCCGTTGTGCTCTCCGGTGGCTCCGGCACCCGCCTGTGGCCTTTGTCGCGCGAGAAATACCCCAAGCAGCTGCTGCCGCTGATCGGCGACGATTCGCTCCTGCAGGCCACGGTGCGCCGGGTGGAGGGACTGGGCCTGGGCACGCTGGCGGCGCCTATGGTGGTGTGCAACGAGGAGTACCGCTTCGTCATCGCCGAGCAGCTGCGCCTGATGGGCCAGCCTGGGCGCATCGTGCTGGAGCCCACGGGGCGCAACACCGCACCGGCCCTGACGCTGGCCGCGCTGGCCGCCCTGCGCGACGGTGCCGACCCGGTGCTGCTGGTCATGCCGGCCGACCACGTGATCGTGGACAAACCCGCCTTCCAGTCCGTGGTGCGCCAGGGCGCGGCCTTGGCGGCAGAGGGCGCGGTGGTCACCTTTGGCATCACGCCCGACAGCCCCGAAACGGGCTACGGCTATATCCAGTCCGGTGCGCTGTACGGCAACGGCGGCGCCTCCACCATCGCCCGGTTTGTGGAAAAACCCGACCAGGCCACCGCGCAAAGCTACCTGGACGCCGGCACCTATTCCTGGAACAGCGGCCTGTTCATGGTCAAGGCTTCGGTGTGGCTGGCGGCCATGGCCGTGTGCCGTGCCGACATCCTGGCCGCCTGCCAGACCGCCTGGGACGCGGGCAGCACCGACGGTGAGTTTGTACGCGTGGGCAAAGAGCTGTTTTCCGCCTGCCCCAGCGACTCTATCGACTACGCGGTGATGGAGCGCATCGCCTCCGGCCAGGCCGGGTTGCCCCCGGGCGTGGTGATTCCGCTGGCCGCAGGCTGGTCCGACGTGGGCGCCTGGGATGCCCTGTGGCAAGTGCTGCCCAAGGACGATGCGGGCAACGTGGCCCAGGGCGACGTGCTGCTGCACGACTGCCGCAACACCCTGGCCCTGTCCGAAGGCCGCCTGATCGCCTGCGTGGGCGTGGACGACATCGTGGTGGTGGAAACCGCCGATGCCATCCTGGTGGCCCACAAGGACAAGACCCAGGACGTGAAAAAGATCGTCGAAAGCCTCAAGAAACAAGGCCGCTCCGAGGGCCAGCTGCACCGCAAGGTGTTCCGCCCCTGGGGCTGGTACGACAGTGTGGACAATGGCGCGCGCTTTCAGGTCAAGCGCATCGTGGTCAAGCCCGGCGGCACCCTGTCGCTGCAAATGCACCACCACCGCGCCGAACACTGGATCGTGGTCTCCGGCACCGCCAAGGTCACCAAAGGCGACGAGACTTTTTTGGTCACCGAGAACGAATCCACCTACATCCCGCTGGGCACCACCCACCGGCTGGAAAACCCCGGCCGCGTCGAGCTGGAAATGATCGAGGTGCAATCCGGCAGCTACCTGGGTGAGGACGATATCGTCCGCTTTGAAGATGTCTATGGCCGCTAGCCAGGTCCGGCAATTTGATCTGATTGCCTTCGACTGGGACGGCACGCTGTTCGATTCCACGGCCATCATCACCCGCAGCATCCAGGAGGCGGTGCGCGACGTGGGCGGCACCGTGCCCAGCGATGCAGCGGCTTCGTTCGTGATTGGCATGGACTTGATTCCCGCCCTGGCCCACGCGGCACCCGATGTGCCTGCGTCCCAGCACGCGGCGCTGGGTGCGCGCTTCAACCACCACTACCGGGTGCACCAGCACGACATCAGCCTGTTTACCGGGGTGCTGCCCATGCTGGCGGCATTGAAGGCGCGCCAGCACTGCCTGGCCGTGGCTACCGGCAAGTCGCGGCGCGGTCTGGACGAGACCTTGCGGGCGGTGGAGCTGCACGGCCTGTTTGACGGCTCCCGCACTGCCGACGAAACCCTGGGCAAGCCGCATCCGCGCATGCTGCAGGAGCTGATGCGCGAGTTTGGCGTGGCCCCCGAGCGCACCCTGATGGTGGGCGACACCACACACGACCTGCAAATGGCCGTCAACGCCGGTTGCGCCAGTGTGGGCGTGGGCTATGGCGCGCACGGCACCGAGGCGTTTGCGGCACTGCAGCCGCGGTTTGTGGCCCATTCCGTGGCCGAGCTGCATGCCTGGCTGCTGGCGCACGGCTGATTTTGGGAGCCTGACACCATGCAAGAAATTCCCCTGTGCAATGCGGCTGACCTGAGCGATGGTGGCGATGCCGTGCCGTTTGATGTGAGCTACCTGGGCGAGACCTGCCGGGCGTTTGCCATCCGCTACAACGGCCAGGCCCATGCCTACCTGAACCGCTGCACCCATGTTCCCATGGAGCTCGACTACCAGCCAAACCGCATCTTTGACGATTCCGGCGAGTGGTTGCTGTGCGCCACCCACGGCGCGGCCTACCGGCCCGACACCGGCGAATGCGGTGGCGGCCCCTGCCGCGGCGGGCTGGTGAAGATAGCCCTTTCCGAATCCAGTGGGGTGGTGCGCTGGCATACTCGGGCGCAATTGCAACCTGTTGAGTTTTAACCATGACCGACCCGATCCTTCCCGGCGAATCCCCCGCCTCCGCGCCACCTGAGCGCTCTGCGGGGAGCCCGGCGGGCCGTAGCCCTACCGACACCCCTGGATGGGAGCGCGTGACCCTGGAAAAACTGGCCTTTGCCGCCCTGGCCGAGCAAAAAACCGCCCGCCGCTGGCGCAATTTTGTCCGCCTGGCCTGGCTGGTGTGCCTGGTGGCCGCAGCGTGGATCGGCCTGTCGCGCACCACGCCCAGCACCGACAAAACCACCGCCCACACCGCCGTGGTGGAAATCAAGGGCGAAATCGCCTCGGGTGCGGATGCCAGCGCCGAATTTGTCGTAGCCGCCATGCGCAGCGCGTTCGAGGACGAGGGCGCCCAGGCCGTGGTCTTGCTGATCAACTCGCCAGGCGGTAGCCCGGTGCAGGCCGGCATCATCAATGACGAGATCTGGCGCCTCAAGAAGAAATACCACAAGCCGGTGTATGCCGTGGTGGAAGAAAGCTGCGCCTCGGCGGCCTACTACATCGCCGTGGCTGCCGACCAGATTTTTGTCGACAAGGCCAGCATCGTCGGCAGCATCGGCGTGCTGATGGACGGTTTTGGCTTCACCGGACTGATGGACAAGCTGGGTGTGGAGCGCCGCCTGATGACGGCGGGCGAAAACAAGGGCTTTTTGGACCCGTTCAGCCCCCAATCCGACAAACAACGGGCCTTCGCCCAGAGCATGCTGGACCAGATCCATACGCAGTTCATCGACGCAGTCAAGGCCGGGCGTGGCAAGCGCCTGCACGAAACCCCGGAAACCTTCAGCGGCCTGTTCTGGAGCGGCCAGCAGGCGGTGGAAATGGGCCTGGCCGACCACCTGGGCAACCTGGATTACGTGGCCCGCGAGGTCGTCAAGGCCGAAGAGCTGGTGGACTACACCCGCCGCGAGAACGTGGCCGAGCGCCTGGCCAAGCGTTTTGGCGCCGCCATGGGCGAAGGCTCGGTGCGCGCGCTGCAGCGCGTACCCGCCTTGCGTTAAAAATCCTAACGGCCGATCGCAAACACGGCGGGCTGGTCAGTGACCAGACCCGCCTTGTTTTTTTGCCGCCAGCCTTTGACGGTGTCGCTGACCGTGCGGGGGGCGGCCAAAGTCATGCCGCTGCTGACGGCCAAACGCGTGTTTTGCTGCAAAGTCTGTAGCAGACCTTGTAGCAGGGATGCGTTGCGGTAGGGTGTTTCAATGAAAATCTGGGTCTGACCGGTTTTCAGCGCCAGGGCCTCCAGTTCGCGGATTTTCTGGCTACGTTCCGGCTCCGCCTGGGGCACGTAGCCGACAAACGCAAAGTTCTGCCCGTTCAAACCGCTGGCGGCCAGCGCCAGCAGCAGCGACACCGGCCCCACCAGCACCACCACTTCCAGCCCCAGCTCGTGCGCGGCACGCACCACCGACGAACCCGGGTCGGCCACTGCGGGCATGCCCGCTTCGCTGACCAGCCCGATGTCCATCCCCTGCAAGGCGGCAGCCAGCAGCGGCTTGGCATCGAAGTTGCCGCTGTGGTCGCCTTTCTTGTGCACTTCGCGCGGCAGCTCCTGGATCTGCAAGGCCTGCAGGGGCTGGGCCAGGGGCACCAGTGCATCCACCCGCTTCAGGTAGGCGCGGGTGGTCTTGGCGTTTTCACAGACCCAGTGCTGCAGCCGAGCGGCCACGCGCAAGGTGCCCAACGGCATCACGTCGTCCAGTGGCGTCTGCGTGGTGCAGCCGAAATCCAGCGGAGCGGGGACCAGGTACAGTTTTCCGGGGGTCATAGCAGCACCACTCCGGCGGCGCGCAGCAACTGGCAGGTGCGGATCAGTGGCAGACCGATCAGGGCAGTGGGGTCGTCGCTGTCGATGCTGTCCAGCAGGCTGATGCCCAGGCCCTCGCTTTTGGCGCTGCCCGCGCAGTCGTAGGGTTGCTCGGCCAACAAGTAGGTTTCAATTTCGGCATCGCTGAGGTCGCGAAACCGCACCTGCACCGGGGCCAGCGCGCTCTGGGCAAAGCCGCTGTCGAGGCAGACGACCGACAGCGCGGTCTGGAACACCACCGTGTGGCCGCGCATCTGGCGCAATTGCGCCACGGCATTGGCGTGGTTGCCGGGCTTGCCCAGCGGCTCGCCGTGTAAATCCGCCACCTGGTCGGAGCCGATGACCACGGCCTGCGGAAAGCGGGCGGCCACGGCCCGGGCCTTGGCCAGCGACAGGCGAAGCGCCAGATCGCGCGGCAATTCACCGGGCAACGGGGTTTCATCTACGTCCGGTGCGGCAACTTCAAAGGGGATGCGCAGGCGCTGCAGCAGTTCACTGCGGTAGCGTGAAGTC
This sequence is a window from Rhodoferax sp. WC2427. Protein-coding genes within it:
- a CDS encoding mannose-1-phosphate guanylyltransferase/mannose-6-phosphate isomerase produces the protein MLIQPVVLSGGSGTRLWPLSREKYPKQLLPLIGDDSLLQATVRRVEGLGLGTLAAPMVVCNEEYRFVIAEQLRLMGQPGRIVLEPTGRNTAPALTLAALAALRDGADPVLLVMPADHVIVDKPAFQSVVRQGAALAAEGAVVTFGITPDSPETGYGYIQSGALYGNGGASTIARFVEKPDQATAQSYLDAGTYSWNSGLFMVKASVWLAAMAVCRADILAACQTAWDAGSTDGEFVRVGKELFSACPSDSIDYAVMERIASGQAGLPPGVVIPLAAGWSDVGAWDALWQVLPKDDAGNVAQGDVLLHDCRNTLALSEGRLIACVGVDDIVVVETADAILVAHKDKTQDVKKIVESLKKQGRSEGQLHRKVFRPWGWYDSVDNGARFQVKRIVVKPGGTLSLQMHHHRAEHWIVVSGTAKVTKGDETFLVTENESTYIPLGTTHRLENPGRVELEMIEVQSGSYLGEDDIVRFEDVYGR
- a CDS encoding HAD family hydrolase; translated protein: MAASQVRQFDLIAFDWDGTLFDSTAIITRSIQEAVRDVGGTVPSDAAASFVIGMDLIPALAHAAPDVPASQHAALGARFNHHYRVHQHDISLFTGVLPMLAALKARQHCLAVATGKSRRGLDETLRAVELHGLFDGSRTADETLGKPHPRMLQELMREFGVAPERTLMVGDTTHDLQMAVNAGCASVGVGYGAHGTEAFAALQPRFVAHSVAELHAWLLAHG
- a CDS encoding Rieske (2Fe-2S) protein, whose amino-acid sequence is MQEIPLCNAADLSDGGDAVPFDVSYLGETCRAFAIRYNGQAHAYLNRCTHVPMELDYQPNRIFDDSGEWLLCATHGAAYRPDTGECGGGPCRGGLVKIALSESSGVVRWHTRAQLQPVEF
- a CDS encoding S49 family peptidase; this translates as MTDPILPGESPASAPPERSAGSPAGRSPTDTPGWERVTLEKLAFAALAEQKTARRWRNFVRLAWLVCLVAAAWIGLSRTTPSTDKTTAHTAVVEIKGEIASGADASAEFVVAAMRSAFEDEGAQAVVLLINSPGGSPVQAGIINDEIWRLKKKYHKPVYAVVEESCASAAYYIAVAADQIFVDKASIVGSIGVLMDGFGFTGLMDKLGVERRLMTAGENKGFLDPFSPQSDKQRAFAQSMLDQIHTQFIDAVKAGRGKRLHETPETFSGLFWSGQQAVEMGLADHLGNLDYVAREVVKAEELVDYTRRENVAERLAKRFGAAMGEGSVRALQRVPALR
- a CDS encoding SAM-dependent methyltransferase; translation: MTPGKLYLVPAPLDFGCTTQTPLDDVMPLGTLRVAARLQHWVCENAKTTRAYLKRVDALVPLAQPLQALQIQELPREVHKKGDHSGNFDAKPLLAAALQGMDIGLVSEAGMPAVADPGSSVVRAAHELGLEVVVLVGPVSLLLALAASGLNGQNFAFVGYVPQAEPERSQKIRELEALALKTGQTQIFIETPYRNASLLQGLLQTLQQNTRLAVSSGMTLAAPRTVSDTVKGWRQKNKAGLVTDQPAVFAIGR
- a CDS encoding Maf family nucleotide pyrophosphatase; this encodes MHSPLPSPPPRTLVLGSTSRYRSELLQRLRIPFEVAAPDVDETPLPGELPRDLALRLSLAKARAVAARFPQAVVIGSDQVADLHGEPLGKPGNHANAVAQLRQMRGHTVVFQTALSVVCLDSGFAQSALAPVQVRFRDLSDAEIETYLLAEQPYDCAGSAKSEGLGISLLDSIDSDDPTALIGLPLIRTCQLLRAAGVVLL